In Horticoccus luteus, the following proteins share a genomic window:
- the pyrH gene encoding UMP kinase, which yields MRAQLAVDPGAKYKRVVLKLSGEVLRGGKSGDPIDAATLEKTSLQVKEVHDLGVEVCVVIGGGNIFRGLNGEKRGVDRTTGDYMGMLATVINGLALMDCLEKMGVTTRVQSAIPMNQIAEPFILRRAMRHLEKGRVVIFVAGTGNPYFSTDTTAALRASEMHADIILKATKVDGIYDKDPKKFPDAVKYDEITFIDALKQRLNVMDSTAFSLCLDNNVPILVFDLNSEHSIKRAILGEKVGTLVHS from the coding sequence ATGCGTGCGCAATTGGCGGTCGATCCGGGAGCTAAATATAAACGCGTCGTCCTGAAGCTTTCGGGCGAGGTGCTGCGCGGTGGCAAATCCGGCGATCCCATCGACGCGGCGACTCTCGAAAAAACTTCCCTGCAGGTGAAGGAAGTCCACGACCTCGGCGTCGAGGTCTGCGTCGTCATCGGCGGCGGCAACATCTTCCGCGGCCTCAACGGCGAGAAACGCGGCGTCGATCGCACCACCGGCGATTACATGGGCATGCTCGCCACCGTCATCAACGGCCTCGCGCTCATGGATTGCCTCGAAAAAATGGGCGTCACGACCCGCGTCCAAAGCGCCATTCCGATGAACCAGATTGCCGAACCGTTCATCCTGCGCCGCGCCATGCGCCACCTCGAGAAAGGCCGCGTCGTCATCTTCGTTGCCGGCACCGGCAATCCCTACTTCTCCACCGACACCACCGCGGCGCTCCGCGCTTCCGAGATGCACGCCGACATCATCCTCAAGGCCACCAAGGTCGATGGCATCTACGACAAGGACCCCAAGAAATTTCCCGACGCCGTGAAATACGACGAGATCACGTTTATCGACGCCCTCAAACAGCGCCTCAACGTCATGGATTCCACCGCGTTTTCACTCTGTCTCGACAACAACGTTCCCATCCTCGTGTTCGATCTCAACAGTGAGCACTCGATCAAGCGCGCCATCCTCGGAGAAAAGGTCGGCACGCTCGTGCACAGTTAA
- the purL gene encoding phosphoribosylformylglycinamidine synthase, with protein MLILRGSPALSSFRLRKLLDTLVAAGVPARAVSAEFVHVVDTSAPLSPAEDSILQKLLTYGPTRAAAPVAGLVQIVAPRPGTISPWSSKATDIAHICGLAAVQRIERAIAYTIQLDNAALEPPLHVLAPATLTALRSLLHDRMTQAVFNDVDCLAALFRHETPRPVATIPVLAAGRAALVAANRTLGLALADDEIDYLVQAFTALRRDPHDVELMMFAQANSEHCRHKIFNATWEIDGAPRDRSLFQMIKNTYALHSDGILSAYKDNAAVLTGSRGGRFFVDPHSGEYAAHTEDIHLLIKVETHNHPTAISPFPGAATGSGGEIRDEGATGRGGKPKAGLVGFTVSNLRLPGALQPWEKDFGKPGRIVSALDIMIEGPLGAAAFNNEFGRPAINGYFRTFEQQVPGANGSELRGYHKPIMLAGGLGNIRPDDVRKGDIRPGDHLIVLGGPAMLIGLGGGAASSMASGTGSEDLDFASVQRDNAEMERRCQEVIDRCWALGPDNPIAFIHDVGAGGVSNALPELVNDGGRGGRFNLRQLPSSEPGMSPLELWCNESQERYVLAVPAARLATFVALCERERAPFAVVGEATEQKDLVVDDPHFSNRPIDLPLEVLLGKPPRMHRVETSLRRPLRPLDLAGLSLADAIHRVLAHPAVADKTFLISIGDRSVGGLIVRDQMVGPWQVPVADCGVTVASFDVFTGEALAMGERTPVAINNAAASARLAVGEALTNLAAVQIGDLGKVNLSANWMAAPAVPGDAADLYAAVQAVGLELCPALGITIPVGKDSMSMSTVWADGAREKRVTAPVSLIVSSFAPVADVRLTLTPQLQAVEDSVLLLLDLGRGQNRLGGSILAQVVSQTGAAAPDVDEPADLKHFWAAIQQLGREQKILAYHDRSDGGLLATVVEMAFAGHTGVDLDLPAGAIKLSDHSRSAFGQLFSEELGAVLQVRESDLDDVAALLRQHGFKTCVARIGTLNRTHRVVIKQAGRVLFDEDLFALRAIWSDVTHRIAALRDNPACADDEHALRQQRDNPGLTPKLTFPLTQPVSSEKTATPSDSLDKAPSSSAASSVPASAHSKARSSQRPAVAILREQGVNGQIEMAAAFTRAGFRAIDVHMTDLLSGRVSLRDFAGLAACGGFSYGDVLGAGEGWAKSILFHDRARAEFAAFFAREDAFALGVCNGCQMMSNLHSIIPGSDHWPRFVQNKSERYEARFVSLKIESTPSVFFRGMEGSVIPVVVAHGEGYAEFTDADAAHRCSESGLVAARFVDNHHQVTEQYPLNPNGSPFGITALTSASGRVTIMMPHPERVHRTVNLSWHPADWPEESPWMQLFHNARAWTR; from the coding sequence ATGCTGATCCTCCGCGGCTCGCCTGCCCTCTCTTCGTTTCGACTGCGCAAGTTGCTCGACACCCTCGTGGCGGCCGGTGTGCCCGCCCGCGCCGTCAGCGCGGAATTCGTCCACGTCGTCGACACGTCCGCGCCGCTCTCGCCCGCCGAAGACAGCATTCTCCAAAAACTCCTCACCTACGGCCCGACGCGCGCCGCCGCCCCCGTCGCCGGCCTCGTCCAGATCGTCGCCCCGCGCCCCGGCACGATTTCCCCGTGGTCCTCCAAAGCCACCGACATCGCGCACATCTGCGGCCTCGCCGCCGTCCAGCGCATCGAGCGCGCCATCGCTTACACCATCCAGCTCGACAACGCCGCCCTCGAACCGCCGTTGCACGTCCTCGCTCCCGCGACGCTCACCGCGCTGCGCAGCCTCTTGCACGATCGCATGACGCAGGCCGTGTTCAACGACGTCGACTGCCTCGCCGCGCTCTTCCGTCACGAAACGCCGCGCCCCGTCGCCACCATTCCCGTCCTCGCCGCAGGCCGCGCCGCCCTCGTCGCCGCCAACCGCACGCTCGGCCTCGCCCTCGCTGACGACGAAATCGATTACCTCGTTCAAGCCTTCACCGCCCTCCGCCGCGATCCGCACGACGTCGAGCTGATGATGTTCGCCCAGGCCAACTCCGAACACTGCCGCCACAAAATTTTCAACGCCACCTGGGAAATCGACGGCGCCCCGCGCGACCGCTCGCTGTTCCAGATGATCAAGAACACCTACGCGCTGCATTCCGACGGCATCCTCTCCGCCTACAAGGACAACGCCGCCGTCCTCACCGGCTCGCGCGGCGGCCGCTTTTTCGTCGACCCGCACTCCGGCGAATACGCGGCGCACACCGAAGACATCCACCTCCTCATCAAGGTGGAAACGCACAATCACCCCACCGCCATTTCCCCGTTCCCCGGCGCCGCCACCGGCTCGGGCGGCGAAATTCGCGACGAAGGCGCCACCGGGCGCGGCGGCAAACCCAAGGCCGGCCTCGTCGGTTTCACCGTCTCGAATCTCCGCCTCCCCGGCGCCCTCCAGCCGTGGGAAAAAGATTTCGGCAAACCCGGCCGCATCGTTTCCGCCCTCGATATCATGATCGAAGGCCCGCTCGGCGCCGCCGCCTTCAACAACGAATTCGGCCGTCCTGCCATCAACGGCTATTTTCGCACCTTCGAACAACAGGTGCCCGGCGCGAACGGCTCCGAACTCCGCGGTTACCACAAGCCCATCATGCTCGCCGGCGGTCTCGGCAACATCCGCCCCGACGACGTCCGCAAAGGTGACATCCGTCCCGGCGACCACCTCATCGTCCTCGGCGGCCCCGCGATGCTCATCGGCCTCGGCGGAGGCGCCGCCAGTTCGATGGCCAGCGGCACCGGCAGCGAAGATCTCGATTTCGCCAGCGTCCAGCGCGACAACGCCGAGATGGAGCGCCGTTGCCAGGAAGTGATCGACCGTTGCTGGGCGCTCGGCCCCGACAATCCCATCGCGTTCATCCACGACGTCGGTGCCGGCGGTGTCTCCAACGCCCTGCCCGAACTCGTCAACGACGGCGGCCGCGGCGGCCGTTTCAATCTCCGCCAATTGCCCAGCTCCGAACCCGGCATGAGCCCGCTCGAACTCTGGTGCAACGAATCTCAGGAACGCTACGTCCTCGCCGTCCCCGCCGCGCGCCTCGCGACCTTCGTCGCCCTCTGCGAACGCGAACGCGCACCCTTCGCTGTCGTCGGCGAAGCGACCGAGCAGAAAGACCTCGTCGTCGACGATCCGCATTTTTCCAACCGCCCCATCGATCTCCCGCTCGAAGTCCTCCTCGGCAAACCGCCGCGCATGCACCGGGTGGAGACGTCGCTCCGCCGCCCGCTTCGCCCGCTCGATCTTGCCGGCCTCTCTCTCGCCGACGCCATCCACCGCGTGCTCGCGCACCCCGCCGTCGCCGACAAAACGTTCCTCATTTCCATCGGCGATCGCTCCGTCGGCGGCCTCATCGTGCGCGATCAAATGGTCGGCCCGTGGCAGGTGCCCGTCGCGGATTGCGGCGTCACCGTCGCATCGTTCGACGTGTTCACCGGCGAAGCCCTCGCCATGGGCGAACGCACGCCCGTCGCCATCAACAACGCCGCCGCCTCCGCTCGTCTCGCCGTGGGCGAAGCGCTCACGAATCTCGCCGCCGTGCAGATCGGCGACCTCGGTAAAGTAAATCTTTCCGCCAACTGGATGGCCGCGCCCGCCGTCCCCGGCGATGCCGCCGATCTCTACGCCGCCGTGCAAGCCGTCGGCCTCGAACTCTGCCCCGCCCTCGGCATCACGATTCCCGTCGGCAAGGATTCCATGAGCATGAGCACCGTGTGGGCCGATGGCGCCCGCGAAAAACGCGTCACCGCGCCCGTCTCGCTCATCGTCTCGTCCTTCGCTCCCGTCGCCGACGTCCGCCTCACGCTCACACCGCAACTCCAGGCCGTCGAAGATTCCGTCCTTCTCCTCCTCGACCTCGGCCGCGGCCAAAACCGTCTCGGCGGTTCCATCCTCGCGCAGGTCGTTTCGCAGACCGGAGCCGCCGCCCCGGATGTCGACGAACCCGCCGACTTGAAACACTTCTGGGCCGCGATTCAGCAACTCGGCCGTGAGCAAAAAATCCTCGCGTATCACGACCGCTCCGACGGCGGACTCCTCGCCACCGTCGTCGAAATGGCGTTCGCCGGGCACACCGGCGTGGATCTCGATCTGCCCGCCGGCGCGATCAAGCTCAGCGACCACAGCCGCAGCGCGTTTGGCCAGCTCTTCAGCGAAGAACTCGGCGCCGTGCTGCAGGTCCGCGAATCCGATCTCGACGATGTCGCCGCCCTCCTGCGCCAGCACGGTTTCAAAACCTGCGTCGCGCGCATCGGCACGCTGAATCGCACCCACCGCGTCGTCATCAAGCAAGCCGGCCGCGTGCTCTTCGACGAAGACCTCTTCGCCCTCCGCGCGATCTGGTCCGATGTCACCCACCGCATCGCCGCCCTCCGCGACAACCCCGCTTGCGCCGACGACGAACACGCACTCCGCCAGCAACGCGACAACCCCGGCCTCACGCCGAAGCTCACGTTCCCACTCACTCAACCCGTCTCCTCGGAAAAAACCGCCACCCCATCCGACTCCCTGGATAAGGCGCCCTCGTCTTCCGCGGCGTCCTCCGTGCCGGCCTCGGCGCACTCCAAGGCGCGATCGAGTCAGCGCCCCGCCGTCGCCATCCTCCGCGAGCAAGGCGTCAACGGCCAGATCGAGATGGCCGCCGCCTTCACGCGCGCCGGCTTCCGCGCGATTGATGTCCACATGACCGATCTCCTCAGCGGACGCGTCTCCCTGCGCGACTTCGCCGGCCTCGCCGCCTGCGGTGGCTTCAGTTACGGCGACGTGCTCGGCGCCGGCGAAGGCTGGGCCAAGAGCATCCTCTTTCACGACCGCGCCCGCGCCGAGTTCGCCGCGTTCTTCGCCCGCGAAGACGCGTTCGCGCTCGGCGTCTGCAACGGCTGCCAGATGATGAGCAACCTTCACTCGATCATTCCCGGCTCCGATCACTGGCCGCGTTTTGTGCAAAACAAATCCGAACGCTACGAGGCGCGCTTCGTTTCGCTTAAGATCGAGTCGACGCCCAGCGTGTTCTTCCGCGGCATGGAGGGCTCCGTTATCCCCGTGGTCGTCGCGCACGGCGAAGGCTACGCCGAATTCACCGACGCCGATGCCGCCCACCGCTGCAGCGAATCCGGCCTCGTCGCCGCGCGCTTCGTCGACAACCACCACCAAGTCACCGAGCAGTATCCGCTCAACCCGAACGGCTCGCCCTTCGGCATCACTGCGCTGACGAGCGCGAGCGGCCGCGTGACGATTATGATGCCGCATCCCGAACGCGTTCATCGCACCGTCAACTTGAGCTGGCACCCTGCCGACTGGCCGGAAGAGTCGCCGTGGATGCAACTTTTCCACAACGCGCGCGCCTGGACCCGCTGA
- a CDS encoding type II toxin-antitoxin system HipA family toxin: MGALRFRRDAASPFLDNDHHLAAPPVASLRELEAASLALEAPDADELPEFRQWLTALLAPGSSLGGTRPKANFTDPDGALWIAKFPSREDRRDIGTWEMVVHQLAQAAGINVPDTQLLRLGGRHRTFASRRFDRLANGKRRFFVSALTLLNRQDGENASYLELAEFLSTRGSPAHKDADLRELWTRIVFNILVSNRDDHLRNHGFILSADGWRLAPAYDLNPNNERTHHQLAIDATDPTPDVTLAFATAEFYGLSATQADEIVRRVQTAFSEWRTIAGKHRLPRAEIELVAQAFSSPVGT; this comes from the coding sequence ATGGGAGCCTTACGCTTTCGACGCGACGCGGCCTCACCGTTTTTAGACAACGACCATCATCTCGCAGCACCGCCCGTCGCCTCGCTGCGCGAACTCGAAGCCGCGTCGCTGGCCCTCGAAGCACCGGATGCCGACGAACTGCCGGAGTTTCGCCAATGGTTGACCGCGCTTCTAGCCCCCGGCAGTTCCCTTGGTGGAACGCGGCCCAAAGCCAATTTTACCGACCCCGACGGAGCCTTGTGGATCGCCAAATTTCCGAGCCGCGAGGATCGCCGCGACATCGGCACGTGGGAAATGGTGGTGCATCAACTCGCCCAAGCCGCCGGTATTAACGTCCCCGACACTCAACTACTGCGCTTGGGAGGCCGTCACCGCACGTTTGCCAGCCGCCGCTTCGACCGACTCGCGAACGGCAAGCGGCGTTTCTTCGTCTCGGCGCTGACGTTGCTCAACCGGCAAGACGGCGAGAACGCCAGCTATCTCGAACTCGCGGAATTTCTCAGCACGCGAGGCAGTCCCGCGCACAAAGATGCCGACCTCCGCGAGCTTTGGACGCGCATCGTTTTCAACATTCTCGTCTCGAATCGCGACGACCACCTGCGCAACCACGGGTTCATTTTGTCTGCGGACGGCTGGCGGCTTGCACCCGCTTACGATCTCAATCCCAACAACGAACGAACTCACCACCAGCTCGCGATCGACGCCACTGATCCGACGCCTGACGTTACACTAGCGTTCGCCACGGCCGAATTCTACGGACTGAGTGCAACGCAGGCCGACGAGATCGTGCGACGCGTGCAGACTGCCTTTAGTGAGTGGCGGACAATAGCTGGGAAGCATCGTCTGCCGCGGGCTGAAATTGAGCTGGTAGCGCAGGCCTTTTCGTCGCCAGTTGGAACCTGA
- a CDS encoding carboxymuconolactone decarboxylase family protein yields MPFLSAIDVTQCDPQVREIFEEFKAVKGAPFVPNFFRTLGHAPNAARGTWEVYRQLSQHGTVPSVLKEMILVAVSAERACKYCEAAHSAFCKMLGLDDESLAHLSNGLRTLKPKRTAEVIEFAVKAGLNPQGVTAEDYARLRAHGLSDAELMEIVAMAAFSVYANVVADATQMEIDPELRPALAP; encoded by the coding sequence ATGCCGTTTCTTTCCGCCATAGACGTAACCCAGTGCGATCCGCAGGTGCGCGAAATCTTCGAGGAGTTCAAAGCGGTGAAAGGCGCGCCGTTTGTGCCGAACTTCTTTCGCACGCTGGGTCACGCGCCCAACGCGGCGCGCGGCACGTGGGAAGTCTATCGTCAACTCAGCCAGCACGGGACGGTGCCGTCAGTGTTAAAGGAAATGATTCTCGTCGCGGTCTCCGCCGAGCGCGCCTGCAAATACTGCGAGGCGGCCCACTCGGCGTTTTGCAAGATGCTCGGTTTGGACGACGAATCGCTGGCACACCTCTCGAACGGGCTGCGGACCTTGAAGCCGAAGCGCACGGCCGAGGTGATTGAGTTCGCGGTGAAGGCCGGACTCAACCCGCAGGGGGTGACGGCAGAGGACTACGCTCGTTTGCGGGCGCACGGTTTGTCGGATGCCGAGTTAATGGAAATCGTGGCGATGGCCGCTTTCTCAGTGTATGCAAACGTGGTTGCAGATGCCACGCAGATGGAGATCGATCCGGAACTTCGACCGGCGCTGGCGCCCTGA
- the frr gene encoding ribosome recycling factor, protein MSHPILNEAQQKMNKAVEYTLHEFSAIHTGKATPTMVEGVMIDAYGSQMRLKECAAISTPDARLIQIQPWDAALVKSIVKGIQEANLGFNPIPDGKIVRVPLPEMSRERRQEFVKTANRLAEEGRVQVRTIRRDAIATVQKAKLPEDEAKRLEKDIQAATDKATKDINEHLAHKEKDLLTV, encoded by the coding sequence ATGTCCCACCCGATTCTCAATGAAGCTCAGCAAAAGATGAACAAGGCTGTGGAATACACGCTGCACGAATTCAGCGCGATCCACACCGGCAAAGCCACGCCCACCATGGTCGAGGGCGTCATGATTGACGCTTACGGCTCGCAGATGCGCCTCAAAGAATGCGCCGCCATCAGCACGCCCGATGCCCGCCTCATCCAGATTCAGCCGTGGGACGCCGCCCTCGTGAAGTCCATCGTCAAGGGCATCCAGGAAGCCAACCTCGGTTTCAACCCCATCCCCGACGGGAAAATCGTCCGCGTGCCCCTCCCTGAGATGAGCCGCGAACGCCGCCAGGAATTCGTCAAAACCGCGAACCGCCTCGCCGAAGAAGGCCGCGTGCAAGTGCGCACCATCCGCCGCGATGCCATCGCCACGGTGCAAAAAGCCAAGCTCCCCGAAGACGAAGCCAAGCGCCTCGAAAAAGACATCCAGGCGGCCACCGACAAAGCCACCAAAGACATCAACGAGCACCTCGCGCACAAGGAGAAGGACTTGCTGACCGTCTGA
- a CDS encoding amidophosphoribosyltransferase has translation MSDRLTHECGIAMVRLLKPLSYYQEKYGSPLWGFTKLFLLMEKQHNRGQDGAGVACVKLDVPAGDPYVFRERCVKSNPLDRIFRRLLDQYNAGVGQGAIHPEFAETVKGNFDFGGELLMGHLRYGTSGGYNQSSCHPFFRRSPWPTRNLVLCGNFNLTNTPELNESLIAMGQHPIIATDTQAILEKIGYFLDEEHEDIYRFLRKRDLGGEELSRRISEDLDLSRVMTRAAHNWDGGYTLCGLVGNGDAFVARDPSGIRPCFYFQNDEVVAFASERAPLMTVFDLPLEDVKEVAPGHIVVIKRRGELTETPFTKALPRTSCSFERIYFSRGNDRDIYEERKALGAGLADQVIAAIDHDWGNTVFSFIPNTAEVAYYGLMSALRVRRRDEVKAAVLKASADGTLDDALLDELILRNWPRGEKVVSKDIKLRTFIGQEAMRNQLASHVYDITYGSVKAGDNLVCVDDSIVRGTTLRKSILRILARLNPRKIVIVSTAPQIRYPDCYGIDMSELGKFIAFEAAVELLKARGQAELLDEVYARCREEVAKPAGATLTNHVRRIYEPFSPEEISAKIVERVRPTGVEWSGEIEIIFQTIESLHAALPQHTGDWYFTGKYPTPGGYRVVNQAYVNYFEKSERRSY, from the coding sequence ATGAGCGACCGGCTGACCCACGAGTGCGGAATCGCGATGGTGCGGCTGTTGAAGCCGCTCTCCTATTACCAGGAGAAATACGGGTCGCCGCTTTGGGGGTTCACGAAGCTTTTCCTGTTGATGGAGAAGCAACACAACCGCGGGCAGGACGGGGCGGGCGTGGCATGCGTGAAATTGGATGTGCCGGCGGGGGATCCGTATGTGTTTCGCGAGCGGTGCGTGAAGAGCAATCCGCTCGACCGGATTTTCCGGCGACTGCTGGATCAGTACAACGCCGGCGTCGGTCAGGGCGCGATCCATCCGGAGTTTGCGGAGACGGTGAAGGGAAATTTCGATTTCGGCGGTGAACTTCTGATGGGCCATCTGCGCTACGGGACGAGCGGCGGCTACAACCAGAGTTCGTGCCACCCGTTTTTCCGGCGCAGCCCGTGGCCGACGCGGAATCTGGTGCTTTGCGGCAATTTCAACCTCACCAACACCCCCGAGTTGAACGAATCGCTGATCGCGATGGGCCAGCATCCGATCATCGCGACGGATACGCAGGCGATTCTCGAAAAAATCGGCTACTTTCTCGATGAGGAGCACGAGGATATTTATCGCTTTCTCCGCAAACGCGATCTGGGTGGCGAAGAGCTGTCGCGGCGGATCAGCGAGGATCTGGATTTGTCGCGCGTGATGACGCGGGCGGCGCACAACTGGGATGGCGGTTACACGTTGTGCGGACTGGTCGGGAATGGTGACGCGTTTGTGGCGCGCGATCCATCGGGCATCCGGCCGTGCTTCTATTTTCAAAACGACGAAGTGGTGGCGTTTGCATCGGAGCGGGCGCCGTTGATGACGGTGTTCGATCTGCCGCTCGAGGACGTGAAGGAAGTCGCGCCGGGCCACATCGTGGTGATCAAACGGCGGGGCGAGTTGACGGAGACGCCGTTTACGAAGGCGTTGCCGCGGACCTCGTGTTCGTTCGAGCGGATTTATTTTTCGCGGGGCAACGACCGCGATATTTACGAGGAGCGCAAGGCGCTGGGCGCGGGGCTCGCGGACCAGGTGATCGCGGCGATCGATCACGACTGGGGCAACACGGTGTTCAGCTTCATCCCGAACACGGCGGAAGTGGCGTATTACGGACTGATGTCGGCGCTGCGCGTGCGGCGGCGCGACGAGGTGAAGGCGGCGGTGCTGAAGGCGAGCGCGGACGGCACGCTCGACGACGCGCTGCTGGACGAGTTGATTTTGCGCAACTGGCCGCGCGGAGAAAAAGTCGTGAGCAAGGACATCAAGTTGCGCACATTCATCGGGCAGGAAGCGATGCGCAACCAGCTCGCGAGCCATGTTTACGACATCACGTATGGCTCGGTGAAGGCGGGCGACAATCTGGTGTGCGTGGACGATTCGATCGTGCGCGGCACGACGCTGCGGAAGTCGATCCTGCGCATTCTGGCGCGGTTGAATCCGCGGAAGATCGTGATCGTTTCGACCGCGCCGCAGATCCGTTATCCGGATTGTTACGGGATCGATATGTCGGAGCTGGGCAAATTCATCGCGTTTGAGGCGGCGGTGGAGTTGTTGAAGGCGCGCGGGCAGGCGGAGTTGCTGGACGAAGTCTATGCACGTTGCCGCGAGGAAGTGGCGAAGCCGGCGGGGGCGACGCTCACGAATCATGTGCGGCGCATTTACGAGCCGTTTTCGCCCGAGGAGATTTCGGCGAAAATCGTCGAGCGCGTCCGACCCACGGGCGTCGAGTGGTCCGGCGAAATCGAAATCATTTTCCAAACGATCGAGAGCCTGCATGCCGCGTTGCCGCAGCACACGGGCGATTGGTATTTCACGGGCAAGTATCCGACGCCGGGCGGCTATCGCGTGGTGAACCAAGCCTACGTGAACTATTTCGAGAAGAGCGAACGGCGGAGTTACTGA
- a CDS encoding sensor histidine kinase, with translation MVSTPPIGSVHQRLANNAKRQFLLLDFVSFLVGVRDLESEWVPVVARLKWLVDFDRLDFAATNRAGEREIRTLFTVDDGAAQWTSRGAFDRFTQAGGAAMRVGVDGDAEANLAGFRGLLLMPIRRSNVSYGVLCFVTKEPAGYDAEDEEVVHAAAVHFGSVFDRMEAGRLAARHADALRTMEDLKAFAHSVAHDLRTPLRSIRSFTMALREDAREALQREHLSHLDRVDHAAVRMEELIRALLGFTELGYRPVPLGPVAVRTLVEEVIADSQAGRGADAVFEVAGENKVVTANATLLYQVVQNLVNNGLKFVPKDRTPVIRVELETRGGCCRIWIRDNGIGIDPKFHEQIFEVFYRLHDNAEFPGTGVGLAIARRACERMSGRIGVDSKRGAGSAFWVELPLATPAAA, from the coding sequence ATGGTTTCCACGCCACCCATCGGAAGCGTGCACCAGCGCCTAGCCAACAATGCCAAACGCCAGTTCCTGCTGCTGGACTTTGTGTCGTTCCTCGTGGGCGTGCGCGATCTCGAGTCGGAGTGGGTGCCGGTCGTCGCACGGTTGAAATGGCTGGTCGATTTTGACCGGCTTGATTTCGCGGCCACGAACCGGGCGGGAGAGCGGGAGATTCGCACGTTGTTCACGGTGGACGACGGTGCGGCCCAGTGGACTTCGCGGGGGGCGTTTGACCGGTTCACGCAAGCGGGTGGGGCGGCCATGCGGGTGGGGGTGGACGGGGATGCGGAAGCCAACTTAGCGGGCTTTCGCGGTCTGCTGCTCATGCCGATCCGACGAAGTAACGTGAGTTACGGGGTTTTGTGTTTCGTGACGAAGGAACCGGCGGGCTACGACGCGGAGGATGAGGAAGTGGTGCACGCGGCGGCGGTGCACTTTGGATCGGTTTTCGACCGGATGGAGGCGGGACGACTGGCGGCCAGACACGCGGATGCGCTCCGCACGATGGAGGACTTAAAGGCGTTTGCGCATTCGGTGGCGCACGATTTGCGGACGCCGCTGCGCTCGATCCGGTCGTTCACGATGGCATTGCGCGAGGATGCGCGGGAAGCGCTCCAGCGCGAACATCTCAGCCACCTCGACCGCGTCGATCACGCTGCGGTGCGCATGGAGGAACTCATTCGCGCGCTGTTGGGGTTCACTGAGCTGGGTTACAGACCGGTGCCCTTGGGGCCGGTCGCAGTGAGGACGTTGGTGGAGGAAGTGATCGCCGACTCGCAGGCAGGAAGGGGGGCGGACGCGGTATTCGAAGTGGCGGGCGAAAACAAGGTGGTGACCGCCAATGCGACGCTCCTTTACCAAGTTGTGCAAAACCTCGTGAACAACGGCCTGAAATTTGTGCCGAAGGATCGGACGCCGGTGATCCGCGTGGAACTGGAAACGCGAGGCGGTTGCTGCCGGATTTGGATTCGCGACAACGGCATCGGGATCGATCCCAAATTTCACGAACAGATTTTCGAGGTATTTTACCGGCTGCACGACAACGCGGAGTTTCCCGGGACTGGCGTAGGGCTGGCGATCGCGCGGCGCGCCTGCGAGCGGATGAGCGGCCGGATCGGGGTGGATTCCAAGAGGGGAGCAGGCAGCGCGTTTTGGGTCGAGCTGCCTTTGGCGACTCCGGCGGCCGCTTGA